The following proteins are encoded in a genomic region of Parus major isolate Abel chromosome 20, Parus_major1.1, whole genome shotgun sequence:
- the NSFL1C gene encoding NSFL1 cofactor p47: MADREEALREFVAVTGAEEERARFFLESAGWDLQIALASFYEDGGDEDILTLPQPTPSSISRGTGASDHRVTSFRDLVHAQEEDDEEEEGQRFYAGGSERSGQQIVGPPRKKSPNELVEDLFKGAKEHGAVAVDRTAKSGGETSKPKPFAGGGYRLGATPEEESAYVAGERRQNSSQDVHVVLKLWKSGFSLDSGELRSYQDPSNAQFLDDIRRGEVPAELRRLARGGQVNLDMEDHRDEEYVKPKSVFRAFTGEGQKLGSTAPQVMGTSSPAQQAENEAKASSAIVIDESEPITNIQIRLADGGRLVQKFNHSHRIRDIRLFIVDARPAMAATSFILMTTFPNKELTDENQTLKEANLLNAVIVQRLT; the protein is encoded by the exons ATGGCGGACAGGGAGGAGGCGCTGAGGGAGTTCGTGGCCGTGACCGGCGCCGAGGAGGAGCGAGCGCGGTTCTTCCTCGAGTCCGCCGGCTGGGACCTCCAG atTGCACTCGCCAGTTTCTATGAGGATGGGGGTGATGAGGACATCCtgacccttccccagcccacaCCCAGCTCCATATCCAGAGGCACTGGAGCCAG TGACCATCGAGTAACCTCGTTCAGAGACCTTGTGCATGcgcaggaggaggatgatgaagaggaggagggacaGCG GTTTTATGCTGGTGGCTCAGAGAGAAGTGGCCAGCAGATCGTGGGTCCTCCGAGGAAGAAGAGTCCCAACGAGCTGGTGGAGGATCTGTTCAAGGGAGCCAAGGAACACGGCGCGGTGGCGGTCGATCGGACGGCCAAGAGTGGTGGTGAGACGAGCAAGCCAAAG CCCTTTGCAGGGGGAGGGTATCGCCTTGGGGCTACGCCAGAGGAGGAGTCGGCTTATgtggcaggagagaggagacaGAACTCTTCTCAGGAT gtgcacGTTGTACTGAAGCTCTGGAAGAGTGGATTTAGTCTGGACAGTGGAGAGCTGAGGAGCTACCAGGATCCGTCCAATGCCCAGTTCCTCGATGATATCCGCAGAGG GGAAGTCCCAGCTGAGCTGCGCAGGTTAGCACGGGGTGGACAGGTGAACCTGGACATGGAAGATCACCGTGATGAGGAGTATGTGAAACCTAAAAGTGTCTTCAGAGCTTTTACTGGAGAAGGACAGAAGCTGGGAAG CACCGCGCCCCAGGTGATGGGCACCAGCTCgccagcccagcaggcagagaaCGAAGCCAAAGCCAGTTCTGCCATCGTGATTGATGAGTCAGAGCCCATCACCAACATCCAGATCAGGCTCGCTGATGGCGGCCGCCTGGTCCAGAAGTTCAACCACAGTCACAG GATCCGTGACATTCGGCTCTTCATAGTTGATGCTCGGCCAGCAATGGCTGCCACCAGTTTCATCCTCATGACCACCTTCCCCAATAAAGAGCTGACTGATGAGAACCAGACCCTGAAGGAAGCCAACCTGCTCAACGCTGTCATCGTTCAGCGGTTGACATAA